The Sulfurihydrogenibium azorense Az-Fu1 genome contains the following window.
AATTTTGATAATTTTTGATATAATAACTTTTAATGGTGAATAAAAATTTTTTAAACTTTTTAATAGGACTTTTAGTGTTTGCTTTCTTTGTCAGACCAACTTTTGCGTTAAGTGAAGATTTAAACCGTTGCTTTTACGAAGCATCTACTACTTATAACATTCCTCAAGCATTACTTGTTGCAATTGCAAAAGTAGAATCAGGATTTAGACCTTGGGTTATAAATATAAACCAAAATGGAAAATCAGTTAAAGTAATAAATCCAAAATCTTTAACAGAAGCTATGGTTTATGTTAGATATCTACATGACAATGGTTATAACTACGATGTTGGAATAGGTCAGATAAATGTATGGAATATAAAAAGATTACACCTTCAGCCAGAACAGCTCTTAGACCCTTGCAATAACATAAAGGTTTCTGCTTACATTCTAAGGGAAAACATTAATAAATACGGTTTAACTTGGGATGCCATCTGGCGTTATAACGGTAGAAAAGATTATGAATACAAAGTTTACAATGCCTTAATATCTATGGGACTTGTAGCTCGTCGATAACTTTTTCAAAGATTTTATCTTGTAGGTTAAACATTACCTTTGCATCTTCTTCGTTTGTTTCGTGGTCATAACCTAAAAGGTGTAAAATACCATGTGTAAGCAGTCTTACTATTTCCTGTTTATAAGAAAAGCCTATCTCTTGTGCTTGTTTTTTTGCATAAGGTAGAGATATAATCACATCTCCTAATACTCTGTATTTATAACCTATAGTGTCTCCAAAGGGGAATGATAAAACATCGGTAGGTTTATCTTTATTACGCCACTCTTTATTTATACTTTTTATTGTATCGTTATCTGTAAGTGTTATACTTATTTCTATATTTTCTAGTTGAAGGTTTTTTAGAATCTGTTCTACGGCTTTTTTTACAAATTCTTTTGTTATTTCTTTATCATAAACTTCTTTATTTATTAGTATTTTATTTTTCATTTTGGTTTTGTTCTTCGTATTTGTTGTAGGCTTCTATTATTCTTTGTACTATAGGGTGTCTTACAACGTCCTTTTCTGAGAATCGTGTAAAACCTATTCCTTTTACACCATCTAAAATTTTTATAGCTTCTATTAATCCGGACTGACTTGTCTTTGGTAGGTCTATCTGGGTTACGTCTCCTGTTATTACTGCTTTTGAACCAAAACCTATTCTTGTTAGAAGCATTTTCATCTGCTCTCTTGTTGTATTTTGTGCTTCGTCAAGAATTATAAAAGCATCGTTTAATGTTCTACCTCTCATAAATGCAAGTGGTGCTACTTCTATGACTTTTTTCTCAAGCATATCGTTTACTTTCTCAGGGTCAACCATATCATAAAGTGCATCGTATAATGGTCTTAAGTACGGGTCAACTTTTTCTTCTAACGAACCCGGTAAAAATCCTAACTTTTCCCCAGCTTCTACTGCTGGTCTTGTGAGGATTATTCTACTTACTTTATTCTGTTTTAGATAAGAGACTGCAACGGCCATTGCAAGGTATGTTTTACCTGTTCCAGCTGGCCCTATTCCAAAAGTGATATCATTTTTCTTTATTGTTTCAACGTATAATTTCTGAGTAGGTGTTTTTGCCATAATAGGCTTTCTTTTGTATGAAAAAAGTATAGTATCTGATATACTTTCTTCTTTTTCTACCTTTTCCTCCTTCTCTCTTTCAAGCTTAAATCCAACCGCAAGGTTTCTTATATCTTGAGGTGATAGTATATGACCTACTTCAAAGTATGAAGATACTTTTTCCATAAACTCTTCAAATCTGTCAAGGTTTTCTTCTTCACCGGAAGCTATTATTGATGTTCCTCTTGCAAATATCTTTAGATTAAAAAGTTCTTCAAAGTATCTTAGATTTTCATCCCTTGTTCCAACTACATTAAAAAAGGCTTCAACAGGTATTTGTACTTCTAACTTTAAAATGTTTAAAACCTCCTACTTAAATTTTGGATTAATTTATATCTTTTTAATCCAATTTCCATCCTTTTTGTATGTTAAAAAACTCTAAAAGTTCATTTAATTTTTGAACTTCTATTTGTCCTGGTGCAAAGGACTGACCTATAAACGTATAGGTTATCAAACTCCCAAACACTGGTGCTACCACTCTAGAGACTTTTCCAATCTCTCCCATAAGTATTGCTACTAAATTTTTTTCTCTGTTTCTGTGGGTAATACACATAACCCTTGCCACATCTTGAAAACTGTTTGCTTTAAAAGCATATTTCACTATATCAGCTCCCAATGTTTTACTCTCATCTATGATAGATTGAATATAATCATCAGAAGGTGTTTTTTCAAAGTCGTGGTAGGACATTATTACAGCTTTTCCTTTTGAGTGGTAAAGGTCTACAATTTCTTTATTTATTCTAAAGGAAGTATATTCAATATCTACCATATCTACGTAATCAGCTATGCTACTAAATATTTTTAGCCTTTCTTCGTCTGGAATATCAGCTCCACCTTCAAGTTTACTTCTTACAGTTGCCAGTGCTATAAATCCTTTTTCTTTTACTTTCTTAATAATACCTAATATATGTGCTAAATCTTTACTTTTAAACTGGTCTATTCTCAGTTCTATAATATCTACATTTTCTAAAAGTGCAATTGATAGTGTATTTTCTACATTTTCATCAATAATAGGAACAGCTATCTTTACCACTTTTTTCTCCCCGTAAAGTTTTTTAAATTTTATCATAAAACAGTGTATAAGTTTCAATACACAGTGAACACCTACCCCTTTAAAATAATTTCAACAAAAACAGGAGGTAGGTTATATGAAAGGTATTATAGGAACCCCTATGTATATGACAACACTCTTTCCTAAAAAACTATCAAACAA
Protein-coding sequences here:
- a CDS encoding lytic transglycosylase domain-containing protein, producing MVNKNFLNFLIGLLVFAFFVRPTFALSEDLNRCFYEASTTYNIPQALLVAIAKVESGFRPWVININQNGKSVKVINPKSLTEAMVYVRYLHDNGYNYDVGIGQINVWNIKRLHLQPEQLLDPCNNIKVSAYILRENINKYGLTWDAIWRYNGRKDYEYKVYNALISMGLVARR
- a CDS encoding PhoH family protein encodes the protein MEKVSSYFEVGHILSPQDIRNLAVGFKLEREKEEKVEKEESISDTILFSYKRKPIMAKTPTQKLYVETIKKNDITFGIGPAGTGKTYLAMAVAVSYLKQNKVSRIILTRPAVEAGEKLGFLPGSLEEKVDPYLRPLYDALYDMVDPEKVNDMLEKKVIEVAPLAFMRGRTLNDAFIILDEAQNTTREQMKMLLTRIGFGSKAVITGDVTQIDLPKTSQSGLIEAIKILDGVKGIGFTRFSEKDVVRHPIVQRIIEAYNKYEEQNQNEK
- the ybeY gene encoding rRNA maturation RNase YbeY, with translation MKNKILINKEVYDKEITKEFVKKAVEQILKNLQLENIEISITLTDNDTIKSINKEWRNKDKPTDVLSFPFGDTIGYKYRVLGDVIISLPYAKKQAQEIGFSYKQEIVRLLTHGILHLLGYDHETNEEDAKVMFNLQDKIFEKVIDELQVP
- the aroD gene encoding type I 3-dehydroquinate dehydratase encodes the protein MIKFKKLYGEKKVVKIAVPIIDENVENTLSIALLENVDIIELRIDQFKSKDLAHILGIIKKVKEKGFIALATVRSKLEGGADIPDEERLKIFSSIADYVDMVDIEYTSFRINKEIVDLYHSKGKAVIMSYHDFEKTPSDDYIQSIIDESKTLGADIVKYAFKANSFQDVARVMCITHRNREKNLVAILMGEIGKVSRVVAPVFGSLITYTFIGQSFAPGQIEVQKLNELLEFFNIQKGWKLD